A window of the Oryza brachyantha chromosome 5, ObraRS2, whole genome shotgun sequence genome harbors these coding sequences:
- the LOC102722582 gene encoding ubinuclein-1 has protein sequence MGEPVVAPRAPAAAGDARTAVETARCGAVAPSPAVAPAVAGGGGGGGGEGRRVFSVELRPGETTIVSWRKMLKEAGALPTHLPAAAARPLVGALPGPSGAKHPTENDPAQSNRFNAVIEKIERLYMGKNSSDEEDLVVVPDDDQYDTEDSFIDDDELDEYFEVDNLAAKHNGYFVNKGKLEQIEFDPVQTAEPKKRRRKDSSSSYIENNKEFALGSSSYIDMPLKDFKRRTLQTEKNNSNALERVQKKNFSDPTTGAEYAAHLKMTAYRDKDAPGHLGVQQEKASNEANQDLSKNTHHNEKHNASEISGLNIASSIYSTETMHLATKGRIEGSGTKTKGTRLERAIRDLQNIVTEYKPQILDVHEAEANCQVAVKRRLPQEVKQKLAKVARLSANQGKISEREMINRLMGIVGHLVHRRTLKRNMKEMVQSGLSAKQEKAGKLQQVKTEIYEMIKTRLATKPKGAEHKDESTNGFQDAVTNDDRRALRGKSIMDTVLEDRICDLYDLYVEDMDEDKGPQSRKLYVELADMWPQGHMDKIGIRDAISRSQKRRNLLYRQRKVRNDQSQAAAAKLRDCNPAAPRPSQAQQITQQPMKVSQPSTTGTQTMQPSSRNVEKIRETSVGAGPDSNRSSTEMKKRKLHSSEDRQVKGTHTAGVPSNAT, from the exons ATGGGCGAACCCGTGGTCGCTCCGCgcgcccccgcggcggcgggagatgCTAGGACCGCCGTGGAGACCGCGCGCTGTGGCGCGGTGGCGCCGTCGCCTGCCGTGgccccggcggtggcgggcgggggagggggagggggaggggaagggaggCGGGTGTTCTCCGTGGAGCTCCGGCCTGGGGAGACCACCATTGTGTCGTGGAGGAAGATGCTCAAGGAGGCCGGCGCCTTGCCGACCCATctgccggccgcggcggcacggccgCTGGTCGGCGCTCTCCCTGGACCATCTGGTGCG AAACATCCTACTGAAAATGACCCTGCTCAATCAAATCGATTCAATGCAGTTATTGAGAAAATTGAACGCCTTTACATG GGCAAAAACAGTAGTGACGAGGAAGATTTGGTTGTTGTGCCTGATGATGATCAGTATGACACAGAAGATTCGTttattgatgatgatgaattg GATGAATATTTTGAAGTTGACAATTTGGCAGCCAAGCACAATGGTTATTTTGTaaacaaaggaaaattggaACAAAT TGAGTTTGACCCAGTACAGACTGCGGAGCCAAAGAAACGAAGACGGAAAGACTCATCGAGTTCATACATTGAAAATAACAAGGAATTTGCTCTGGGTTCTTCATCATACATAGACATGCCTTTAAAAGACTTTAAAAGAAGAACTCTGCAAACGGAGAAGAACAATAGTAACGCCCTTGAAAGAGTCCAGAAAAAGAATTTCAGTGATCCTACAACTGGTGCTGAGTATGCTGCACATCTTAAGATGACAG CATACCGGGACAAGGATGCTCCAGGACATCTTGGCGTCCAACAGGAAAAAGCCTCTAACGAGGCGAATCAAGATTTATCAAAGAACACGCACCACAACGAGAAACATAATGCCAGTGAAATTTCTGGTTTGAATATTGCCAGTAGCATCTATTCAACAGAAACAATG CATTTGGCCACAAAAGGCCGTATAGAAGGTTCAGGTACCAAGACCAAGGGCACCAGACTTGAACGAGCTATCCGTGACCTCCAAAACATTGTCACTGAAT ACAAACCGCAGATTCTTGATGTACATGAAGCTGAGGCAAATTGCCAGGTAGCAGTTAAAAGAAGATTGCCACAAGAAGTAAAACAAAAACTTGCTAAGGTCGCAAGGTTATCG GCAAATCAAGGAAAAATCTCAGAACGTGAAATGATCAATCGTCTCATGGGCATAGTTGGCCATCTTGTGCACCGTAGGACACTGAAG AGAAACATGAAAGAAATGGTTCAATCAGGTTTGAGTGCTAAACAAGAGAAGGCTGGGAAATTGCAACAAGTGAAAACGGAGATCTATGAAATGATTAAAACACGTCTAGCCACCAAACCTAAG GGTGCTGAACATAAGGATGAATCTACAAATGGTTTTCAGGATGCTGTTACTAATGATGACAGAAGGGCCTTGAGAGGAAAATCTATTATGGATACTGTATTGGAGGACAGGATCTGTGACCTATATGATCTCTATGTTGAG GATATGGATGAAGACAAGGGCCCTCAAAGTCGTAAGTTGTATGTAGAG CTTGCCGACATGTGGCCTCAGGGCCACATGGATAAAATTGGAATTCGGGATGCTATTTCTAGATCACAGAAGAGAAGGAATTTATTATACAGGCAGAGGAAG GTCCGCAATGACCAGAGtcaggctgctgctgccaagTTGCGTGATTGCAACCCTGCCGCCCCACGGCCTTCACAGGCCCAGCAAATTACGCAGCAACCCATGAAAGTCTCTCAGCCATCTACGACAGGCACACAAACCATGCAGCCGAGCAGCAGAAATGTCGAGAAAATTCGTGAAACGAGTGTCGGTGCAGGGCCGGACAGCAACCGGAGTTCTACTGAAATGAAGAAGCGTAAACTACACTCTTCTGAGGATAGGCAAGTTAAGGGCACTCACACTGCAGGCGTGCCCTCGAATGCCACCTAG
- the LOC102710981 gene encoding MADS-box transcription factor 4: MGRGKIEIKRIENSTNRQVTFSKRRAGILKKAREIGVLCDAEVGVVVFSSAGKLCEYCTPKTTLSRILEKYQTNSGKILWDEKHKSLSAEIDRVKKENDNMQIELRHMKGEDLNSLQPKELIAIEEALHNGQTNLRDKMMDHWRMYKRNEKTLEDEHKMLAFRMHQQDVELSGGIRELELGYHHDDRDFATQMPFTFRVQPSHPNLQEDKW, from the exons ATGGGGCGCGGCAAGATCGAGATCAAGAGGATCGAGAACTCGACGAACCGGCAGGTGACGTTCTCGAAGCGGCGTGCCGGGATCCTCAAGAAGGCGCGCGAGATCGGCGTCCTCTGCGACGCCgaggtcggcgtcgtcgtcttctccaGCGCCGGCAAGCTCTGCGAATACTGCACGCCCAAGACCac GCTGTCGAGGATCTTGGAGAAGTACCAGACCAACTCCGGGAAGATACTGTGGGACGAGAAGCACAAG AGCCTCAGCGCAGAGATCGATCGGGTCAAGAAGGAGAACGACAACATGCAGATCGAGCTCAG GCATATGAAAGGAGAGGATCTGAACTCCCTGCAGCCCAAGGAGCTGATCGCAATCGAGGAGGCGCTCCACAACGGCCAGACCAACCTGCGGGACAAGATG ATGGACCACTGGAGGATGTACAAAAGGAAT GAGAAGACGCTGGAGGACGAGCACAAGATGCTGGCTTTTAGgatg CACCAGCAGGATGTCGAGCTAAGCGGCGGCATAAGGGAGCTGGAGCTCGGGTACCATCACGACGACAGGGACTTCGCCACTCAGATGCCCTTCACCTTCAGGGTGCAGCCCAGCCATCCCAACCTGCAGGAGGACAA ATGGTGA
- the LOC102710697 gene encoding probable receptor-like protein kinase At1g11050, with the protein MPSTGRRRSAAALAVVVLAVVVVVLARSLEGVDGAGAGGGNATCPLDLSYVPTFPWDAALCAGGARNMTGCCMTLLSVFAIGLAGQVRATGRFRIPSVGASAACLRDFGAKLSAPPLSLPGASLVPACFPSPDQFVASPSFCAGVTTAAEYRAVVGNDSVAALDFACGADLSSLPLCLRCLDAGIAATSRLKAAANVSGNSSASDTAMNCFYLTVTYAAGISNAAGPTFPSTAGCTLGLALSTPPAAPSKPHDTVIFAAAIPIALLLASLLAFFIWRRRDKKKKIHEISKEGSAERRSHPRPNTGSILFDIAELSRATDSFADGNLVGRGGFGAVYRGVLADGSVVAVKKMLDPDVEGGDEEFTNEVEIISHLRHRNLVPLRGCCIVDDDAEEGKQKFLVYDFMPNGALEDFIFRDVEGGSKRPALTWAQRRSIIMDVARGLEYLHYGVKPAIYHRDIKATNILLDGEMRARVADFGLARRSREGQSHLTTRVAGTHGYLAPEYALYGQLTEKSDVYSFGVLVLEILSGRRVLDMAAPAGPVLITDWAWTLVKAGQAREVLDGALSTAESPRGGTMERFVLVGILCAHVMVALRPTITEAVKMLEGDMDIPELPDRPLPYGHNFMFSEAGSNFSASPAFSGPFMDNGDMLR; encoded by the coding sequence ATGCCGAGcacggggcggcgacgcagtGCTGCTGCTCTGGCTGTGGTGGtgctggcggtggtggtggtggtgctcgcCCGGTCGCTGGAAGGGGTGGATGGGGCCGGCGCGGGTGGAGGGAACGCGACGTGCCCGCTCGACCTGAGCTACGTGCCGACGTTCCCGTGGGACGCCGCGCtgtgcgccggcggcgcgcggaaCATGACGGGGTGCTGCATGACGCTGCTGTCCGTGTTCGCCATCGGCCTCGCGGGGCAGGTCCGCGCCACGGGCCGCTTCCGCATCCCGTCGGTGGGGGCGTCCGCGGCCTGCCTCAGGGACTTCGGGGCGAAGctctcggcgccgccgctctccctcCCGGGCGCGTCCCTCGTGCCGGCCTGCTTCCCCTCGCCGGACCAgttcgtcgcctcgccgtccttCTGCGCAGGGGTGACCACCGCCGCGGAGTACAGGGCGGTGGTCGGGAACGACTCCGTCGCCGCGCTGGATTTCGCATGCGGCGCCGACCTCTCATCGCTGCCGCTCTGCTTGCGCTGCCTCGACGCGGGcatcgccgccacctcccgccTCAAGGCCGCCGCCAACGTGTCCGGCAACTCTTCCGCCTCCGACACCGCGATGAACTGCTTCTACCTCACCGTCACGTACGCGGCCGGCATCTCCAACGCTGCCGGCCCCACCTTTCCGTCTACCGCCGGTTGCACCCTCGGCCTCGCCCTCTCCACCCCTCCCGCCGCACCATCCAAACCCCACGACACGGTGATCTTCGCCGCCGCTATCCCCATCGCactcctcctcgcctcgctTCTCGCGTTCTTTATCTGGAGGAGACGtgacaagaagaaaaagattcaCGAGATCTCCAAAGAGGGATCGGCGGAGCGGCGGTCGCATCCGCGGCCGAACACCGGGTCGATCCTGTTCGACATTGCCGAGCTGTCCAGGGCAACGGACAGCTTCGCCGACGGCAACCTCGTCGGGCGCGGTGGGTTCGGGGCCGTCTACCGCGGCGTTCTCGCCGACGGGTCAGTGGTCGCCGTGAAGAAGATGCTCGACCCGGACGTGGAGGGCGGGGACGAGGAGTTCACCAACGAGGTGGAGATCATCAGCCACCTCCGGCACCGCAACCTGGTGCCGCTCCGTGGCTGCTGcatcgtcgacgacgacgccgaggaAGGGAAGCAGAAGTTCCTCGTGTACGACTTCATGCCCAATGGCGCGCTCGAGGACTTCATCTTCCGGGACGTGGAAGGAGGCAGCAAGCGTCCGGCGTTGACATGGGCGCAGCGGCGGAGCATAATCATGGACGTGGCGAGGGGGCTGGAGTACCTGCACTACGGCGTCAAGCCGGCGATCTACCACCGGGACATCAAGGCGACCAACATCCTGCTCGACGGCGAgatgcgcgcgcgcgtggcggACTTCGGGCTGGCCAGGAGGAGCCGGGAGGGGCAGTCCCACCTCACGACGCGCGTCGCCGGCACGCACGGCTACCTGGCGCCGGAGTACGCGCTGTACGGGCAGCTGACGGAGAAGAGCGACGTCTACAGCTTCGGCGTGCTGGTGCTCGAGATACTGAGCGGCCGGCGCGTCCTCGACATGGCGGCTCCGGCAGGGCCCGTGCTGATCACCGACTGGGCATGGACGCTCGTCAAGGCCGGCCAGGCGAGGGAGGTGCTCGACGGGGCGCTGTCGACGGCGGAGAGCCCGAGGGGAGGCACCATGGAGAGGTTTGTGCTCGTCGGGATCCTGTGCGCGCACGTCATGGTGGCGCTCCGGCCGACCATCACCGAGGCGGTGAAGATGCTGGAGGGGGACATGGACATACCGGAGCTACCGGACCGGCCGCTGCCGTACGGGCACAACTTCATGTTCAGCGAAGCCGGAAGCAACTTCAGCGCCTCGCCGGCATTCAGCGGCCCGTTCATGGACAATGGGGACATGCTCAGGTGA